A window from bacterium encodes these proteins:
- the yjjJ gene encoding type II toxin-antitoxin system HipA family toxin YjjJ, whose amino-acid sequence MIDIFEYLYIFSIHSALGMSQATVSRLINSIGSRVLRLGRGKATLYAIARDARGDGHEFPVFRVTETGDVEPVGTLLTVQGNQYWWAPVGAKGELFNHLPWFIQDMRPDGFMGRAFAQRVGPQLRIPDRLQYWTDEHVLAALSTRGEDLMGNIIVGQESLGRYLEMTRQPCEAINANERLETYPRLVESALKGDPPGSSAAGEQPKFAALIRNNGELRHVLVKFSSLIATPVGRRWADLIVCEHLALNLISERGIDSAPSQLLETEDRYLLEVTRFDRQGRFGRLPMLSLFSIDAEFFGHLDNWIAAASRLESSAMLSRDDAADLRWLSLFSSLIANSDQHFGNVSLITEDGRRRFSLAPAYDILPMLYRPQEDDVPGRPFKPGIDMASGALDLFPDALDWAIRFWEEAAGDTRITEGFRGICRENLVAVRNLAGGPQLLSSR is encoded by the coding sequence GTGATTGATATATTTGAATATTTATATATATTTTCTATTCATAGTGCCCTGGGCATGAGCCAGGCAACAGTATCTCGACTTATTAACTCTATAGGCAGCAGGGTCTTGAGGCTGGGGCGTGGAAAAGCAACTCTATATGCTATTGCCAGAGACGCAAGAGGCGATGGCCACGAATTTCCTGTATTCCGGGTAACTGAAACCGGAGATGTTGAACCTGTTGGTACTCTGCTTACAGTCCAGGGAAACCAGTATTGGTGGGCTCCAGTAGGCGCCAAAGGTGAACTGTTTAATCACTTGCCCTGGTTCATACAGGACATGCGTCCAGATGGTTTCATGGGGCGGGCATTTGCTCAAAGAGTCGGGCCGCAATTAAGGATTCCTGATCGATTGCAGTATTGGACAGATGAACACGTACTGGCAGCCCTTTCAACAAGGGGTGAAGATTTGATGGGAAATATTATTGTGGGCCAGGAATCGTTGGGGCGATATCTCGAAATGACGCGGCAGCCATGCGAGGCGATAAATGCGAATGAACGTTTAGAGACATATCCACGATTAGTAGAATCTGCATTGAAAGGGGATCCGCCAGGATCATCCGCTGCCGGGGAACAGCCGAAATTTGCCGCACTGATCCGAAACAATGGCGAGCTTAGACATGTACTTGTCAAGTTCTCTTCTTTGATCGCTACCCCAGTTGGCAGAAGATGGGCGGATTTGATCGTATGTGAACATCTTGCTCTCAATCTTATAAGTGAACGAGGAATTGATTCTGCCCCCAGTCAACTTCTTGAGACAGAAGACAGATACCTTTTGGAGGTAACCCGGTTTGATCGTCAAGGAAGATTTGGTCGACTCCCGATGTTATCTCTTTTTTCCATCGACGCCGAGTTTTTCGGGCACCTGGACAATTGGATCGCTGCTGCGTCCAGGCTAGAGAGCAGTGCGATGCTCTCTCGGGATGATGCTGCTGATCTACGGTGGCTGTCACTGTTTAGCAGTCTTATCGCGAACTCAGATCAGCATTTTGGAAATGTCTCATTGATAACGGAAGATGGAAGGAGACGTTTTTCTCTGGCACCTGCTTACGACATTCTTCCAATGCTATATAGACCTCAGGAAGATGATGTCCCAGGGAGACCATTTAAGCCGGGCATTGACATGGCTTCCGGAGCTTTAGACTTGTTTCCGGATGCCCTTGATTGGGCGATCAGATTTTGGGAAGAAGCTGCCGGAGACACTCGGATCACGGAAGGTTTTAGAGGGATCTGCAGGGAAAACCTGGTGGCTGTGCGCAACCTGGCTGGTGGTCCGCAACTTCTTTCATCGCGTTAG